From the genome of Ignavibacteriales bacterium, one region includes:
- a CDS encoding alpha/beta hydrolase produces MNQSINGVSVNTFGNSKNQTIIFVHGFPYDHTMWEDQIELLKNEYFCVAYDVRGLGESVVGDGQYTMEAFVDDLFSVIKELKLKKPVLCGLSMGGYIALRAVERDQFIFAGLILCDTKSEADDDTARLKRAAGINQINSGELIKFVDAFVTNCFAPETPKENEKMFLTTLFKAHKHDPIGVKGGIIAIMSRTDTSSYLSKIKLPTLVLCGSFDTLTPPVVMRHLAERIPGSEFAIIPRAGHMTPIENPDSVNDLILGFLKRKFQ; encoded by the coding sequence ATGAATCAATCAATCAACGGTGTGTCTGTAAACACATTCGGTAATAGTAAGAACCAAACCATTATTTTCGTTCATGGGTTTCCATACGATCATACAATGTGGGAAGATCAAATTGAATTATTGAAAAATGAATATTTCTGCGTCGCTTACGATGTACGCGGTCTCGGCGAAAGTGTTGTTGGTGACGGACAATATACAATGGAAGCATTTGTTGATGATTTGTTCTCTGTCATTAAAGAATTGAAACTGAAAAAACCGGTATTGTGCGGGCTTTCGATGGGCGGTTATATTGCTTTACGCGCGGTTGAAAGAGATCAATTTATTTTTGCCGGATTAATTTTATGCGATACAAAATCTGAAGCGGATGATGATACGGCTAGACTTAAAAGAGCGGCTGGCATAAATCAAATTAATTCCGGTGAGTTAATAAAGTTCGTTGATGCATTCGTAACAAATTGTTTTGCTCCTGAAACACCAAAAGAAAATGAGAAGATGTTTCTTACAACATTATTCAAAGCTCATAAGCACGATCCCATTGGAGTAAAAGGCGGGATAATCGCAATAATGAGCAGAACCGATACTTCATCATACTTGTCTAAAATTAAATTGCCGACATTAGTATTGTGCGGTTCGTTTGATACTCTTACTCCTCCGGTTGTAATGCGTCATCTGGCAGAAAGAATTCCGGGTTCGGAATTTGCAATTATACCGCGTGCCGGACATATGACCCCGATTGAAAATCCGGATAGCGTTAACGATTTGATTTTAGGTTTCTTGAAAAGGAAATTTCAATAA
- a CDS encoding 8-oxo-dGTP diphosphatase, translating into MQLATLCYLMDGKRTLMLHRIKKKNDFHEGKWNGLGGKFEAGETPEECAIREVKEESGLLMINPMLHGFITFPMFDEKKDWYVFLFTSRKYKGKLIDSNEGHLEWIHNGKLLELNLWEGDKFFIPWLFQDKFFSAKFVYENGKYISHSVEFY; encoded by the coding sequence ATGCAGCTCGCTACTCTTTGTTATCTTATGGATGGGAAAAGAACTTTGATGCTTCACCGCATCAAGAAAAAAAATGATTTTCATGAAGGGAAGTGGAACGGTCTAGGCGGAAAGTTTGAAGCAGGTGAAACACCGGAAGAATGCGCGATAAGAGAAGTAAAAGAGGAGAGCGGTCTGCTGATGATCAATCCAATGCTTCACGGATTCATTACATTTCCAATGTTCGACGAAAAAAAAGATTGGTACGTTTTTCTTTTTACCTCTCGGAAATATAAAGGAAAGTTGATCGATTCGAACGAGGGGCATCTTGAATGGATTCATAACGGCAAACTTTTGGAATTGAATTTATGGGAAGGCGATAAATTTTTTATTCCGTGGTTATTCCAGGATAAATTTTTCAGCGCAAAGTTTGTTTATGAAAATGGAAAATATATTTCTCATTCGGTTGAATTCTACTAA
- a CDS encoding four helix bundle protein, with protein MQLETTKSRGEFRKRIYFFTLKLIEFVDSLPKDHVSQKIADELFGSGTSVISNYIEASAVSTKRELTSYTIASLKYANESKLWLALVRDSKRAKAEKVKWFLDELDDISSILASSINQTK; from the coding sequence ATGCAGCTTGAAACCACGAAGTCGAGAGGCGAATTTAGAAAACGGATTTATTTCTTCACACTCAAGTTAATTGAATTTGTCGACTCGCTTCCTAAGGATCATGTCTCTCAAAAAATTGCGGATGAACTTTTCGGCAGCGGAACAAGCGTTATAAGTAATTATATAGAAGCTTCTGCCGTATCGACAAAAAGGGAATTGACAAGTTATACAATCGCATCGCTTAAATACGCGAACGAAAGTAAATTATGGCTTGCGCTGGTACGCGACAGTAAACGGGCCAAAGCCGAAAAAGTAAAATGGTTCCTGGACGAACTTGACGATATCTCTTCAATCCTTGCCTCATCAATTAATCAGACAAAATAA
- the rfaD gene encoding ADP-glyceromanno-heptose 6-epimerase, producing the protein MIVVTGGAGFIGSALVWKLNRLGKDKIIVVDELGKEEKWKNLNGLKFADFFHKDDFMGLVLQRKFPFKVTAVIHLGACSSTTEKDADFLMDNNVHYSQELAKFCLENGVRFIYASSAATYGDGSNGYNDDESKLDILRPLNMYGYSKHLFDTWIKRNGLIDKVVGLKYFNVYGPNEYHKEEMRSVVHKAFEQVRDTGKVKLFKSYKPEFKDGEQRRDFIYVKDAVDMTLHFLDYPDKNGIYNIGTGHAQSWVELVAALFEAVGKPVNIEFIDMPEEIRGKYQYFTEANLKKIRTAGYDKPVMNVRDGVTDYVKNYLLKEIYFGMSRE; encoded by the coding sequence ATGATAGTTGTTACCGGCGGCGCGGGATTTATCGGCAGTGCTCTTGTCTGGAAATTAAACCGATTAGGTAAGGATAAAATTATTGTTGTTGATGAATTAGGCAAAGAAGAGAAGTGGAAGAACCTTAACGGCTTAAAGTTCGCGGATTTTTTTCACAAAGACGATTTTATGGGTTTAGTTTTACAGCGCAAATTTCCTTTTAAAGTTACTGCAGTAATTCATCTCGGCGCTTGTTCATCTACAACTGAAAAAGACGCTGACTTTTTAATGGATAACAACGTTCACTACTCGCAAGAACTCGCAAAGTTTTGTTTGGAAAACGGAGTCAGATTTATTTACGCATCGTCCGCTGCAACTTACGGCGACGGTTCCAACGGTTACAATGACGATGAATCAAAATTAGATATACTTCGCCCTCTCAATATGTACGGTTATTCAAAACATCTTTTCGATACATGGATTAAACGAAACGGATTGATCGATAAAGTCGTCGGTCTGAAATATTTCAATGTTTACGGTCCCAATGAATATCATAAAGAAGAAATGAGAAGCGTTGTTCACAAAGCATTTGAGCAAGTCCGCGATACAGGGAAAGTAAAACTTTTCAAATCATACAAACCGGAATTTAAAGACGGCGAACAGCGGCGCGATTTTATTTATGTGAAGGATGCCGTTGACATGACGCTTCATTTTCTGGATTACCCAGATAAAAATGGAATTTATAATATCGGTACCGGTCATGCTCAAAGCTGGGTTGAACTGGTTGCCGCCTTGTTTGAAGCGGTTGGAAAGCCGGTGAATATTGAGTTTATTGATATGCCTGAAGAGATACGGGGAAAATATCAATACTTTACGGAAGCGAATTTGAAAAAGATCAGAACCGCCGGTTATGATAAACCTGTTATGAATGTCAGAGACGGTGTTACGGATTACGTAAAAAATTATCTCTTAAAGGAAATTTATTTCGGAATGAGCAGAGAGTAA
- the metH gene encoding methionine synthase, producing MNNFELLTKILSERILLLDGSMGVFIQRYKFTEEEFRGERFKDHPSDLKGNNDILVLTKPEVIKGIHLEYLEAGADIIETNTFNGTAISQSDYKTEHLVYEINFEAARIAKEVVNEFVKKNPGKPRFVAGSLGPTNKTLSLSPDVNDPGYRSITFDQMAAAFKEQARGLIDGGADILLVETMIDTLNAKAALYGIMELCDETDNKIPIMISGSIIDLSGRTLSGQNTEAFWNSISHTKNLLCVGLNCSLGPKQMRAFIQELSQKANVFVSLYPNAGLPNEFGGYDESPETMAKVLEEYARDGFFNIVGGCCGTTPDHIKRFAEITKKYPPRKIPEIKKYLRLSGLEPLTFRPDMNFVNIGERTNVTGSRKFARLIKENKFEEALSVAKDQVENGAQVLDINMDEGLINSEGAMTKFLQLLSVEPDIARVPIMLDSSKWSVIEAGLKCLQGKGIVNSISMKEGEEIFKEHARKVLRYGAAVIVMAFDEQGQADTFERKTKICERAYKILTEEVGFPPQDIIFDPNIFAIATGIEEHNQYAINYIEAVRWIKKNLPFAKISGGVSNISFAFRGNDKVREAMHSAFLYRAIEAGMDMGIVNAGQLAVYEDIPKDLLEHVEDVLLNRRPDATERLVEFANTLTQEVRSEKLEDEWRNGTVGERLKHALIKGIVDFIDPDIEEARQKYSQPIEVIEGPLMSAMNIVGDLFGSGKMFLPQVVKSARVMKKAVAYLIPFIEAEKEKSGDTTAKGKILLATVKGDVHDIGKNIVGVVLGCNNYDVIDLGVMVPSDKILSTAVEHKVDAIGLSGLITPSLDEMVHIAKEMERMKIDLPLLIGGATTSRLHTAVKIAPEFCGVTIHVLDASKSVGVVSNLLNKESKENFTNGIKEEYKKLKSDHLNRKTEKEYLTIEQARANKLQIDFSNYSVKPPEKFETTVLKDNPLDEIRKFIDWTPFFTTWELKGRYPEIFENKDYGSEAKKTFNDANRLLDKIISEKLLTANGVIRILPANSIDDDIEIYSDESRKGILAVLNTIRQQTIKSAGIPNVALADFIAPKESGIKDYIGMFAVTTGIGIEKIVSQFEKEHDDYNSIMTKALADRLAEAFTELLHQKVRREYWGYAGEEKFSNEELIKEKYIGIRPAPGYPSQPDHTEKLTIWKLLDTERNAAISLTESLAMYPAASVSGLYFAHPEAKYFTVGKISKDQVESYRKRKGISMKEAERWLRPILNYDESE from the coding sequence ATGAATAATTTTGAATTACTTACAAAAATTTTATCAGAAAGAATTTTACTCCTCGATGGTTCGATGGGCGTTTTTATTCAGCGCTACAAATTTACCGAAGAGGAATTCAGAGGCGAGAGATTTAAAGATCATCCTTCCGATCTGAAGGGAAACAACGACATTTTAGTACTAACCAAACCGGAAGTGATTAAAGGAATTCATTTAGAATATCTTGAAGCCGGCGCGGATATAATTGAGACAAATACTTTTAACGGCACCGCGATTTCTCAATCGGATTACAAAACCGAACATTTGGTTTATGAAATAAATTTTGAAGCCGCTCGGATTGCGAAAGAAGTTGTGAACGAGTTCGTAAAGAAAAATCCGGGGAAACCACGTTTTGTTGCCGGTTCGCTCGGACCGACGAATAAAACATTATCACTTTCGCCAGATGTAAACGATCCCGGTTACAGATCAATTACATTCGATCAAATGGCTGCGGCATTTAAAGAGCAGGCCCGTGGTTTGATTGACGGCGGAGCCGATATTTTATTGGTCGAGACAATGATTGATACATTAAACGCAAAAGCCGCTCTCTACGGAATAATGGAATTATGCGATGAGACTGACAATAAAATCCCAATAATGATTTCCGGTTCAATCATTGATCTGAGCGGAAGAACTTTATCCGGACAGAATACAGAAGCATTTTGGAATTCAATTTCTCACACAAAAAATTTATTATGTGTCGGGTTAAATTGTTCGCTCGGTCCAAAACAGATGCGCGCGTTTATACAAGAACTTTCTCAGAAAGCGAACGTGTTTGTAAGTTTATATCCTAATGCCGGCTTGCCAAATGAGTTCGGCGGTTACGATGAATCCCCGGAAACAATGGCGAAAGTTTTAGAAGAATATGCGCGTGACGGATTTTTCAATATTGTAGGCGGGTGCTGCGGCACAACTCCGGATCATATAAAAAGATTCGCAGAAATCACTAAAAAATATCCTCCGAGAAAAATTCCGGAGATAAAAAAATATTTAAGACTGAGCGGACTAGAACCGCTTACGTTCCGTCCCGATATGAATTTTGTAAATATCGGCGAAAGAACAAATGTTACGGGATCCCGCAAGTTCGCACGCCTTATCAAAGAAAATAAATTTGAAGAAGCGTTATCTGTCGCAAAAGATCAAGTTGAAAACGGCGCACAAGTTCTCGATATAAACATGGATGAAGGTTTGATCAATAGTGAAGGAGCGATGACAAAATTTTTGCAATTGCTTTCTGTTGAGCCGGATATTGCGAGAGTTCCAATAATGCTTGATTCATCAAAATGGAGCGTGATTGAAGCGGGTTTAAAATGTCTGCAGGGAAAAGGAATTGTTAATTCAATCTCGATGAAAGAGGGCGAAGAAATTTTTAAAGAGCACGCACGTAAAGTTTTGCGTTACGGTGCTGCGGTAATTGTTATGGCTTTTGATGAACAGGGACAGGCAGACACATTCGAACGAAAAACAAAAATTTGTGAACGCGCTTATAAAATATTAACCGAAGAAGTCGGCTTCCCGCCACAAGATATAATTTTCGATCCGAACATCTTTGCGATTGCAACCGGAATTGAAGAACACAATCAATATGCAATCAATTATATCGAAGCTGTAAGATGGATTAAGAAAAATCTACCGTTTGCAAAAATTAGCGGAGGTGTAAGCAATATCTCATTCGCATTCCGAGGAAATGATAAAGTTAGAGAAGCAATGCATTCAGCATTTCTCTATCGTGCTATTGAAGCCGGGATGGATATGGGAATTGTGAACGCCGGACAGCTTGCTGTCTATGAAGATATTCCGAAAGATTTGCTGGAACATGTAGAAGATGTATTACTCAATCGCAGACCAGATGCTACTGAAAGGTTAGTTGAATTTGCGAATACTTTAACGCAAGAAGTAAGAAGCGAAAAGTTAGAAGATGAATGGCGAAATGGAACAGTAGGAGAAAGATTGAAGCATGCTCTGATCAAAGGGATCGTTGATTTCATTGATCCGGATATTGAAGAAGCCCGGCAAAAATATTCTCAACCGATTGAGGTTATTGAAGGACCACTGATGAGCGCAATGAATATTGTGGGTGATCTATTCGGTTCCGGAAAAATGTTTTTACCTCAAGTTGTAAAGAGCGCACGGGTTATGAAGAAAGCAGTTGCCTATCTCATCCCGTTTATTGAAGCGGAAAAAGAAAAGAGCGGGGATACAACCGCCAAAGGAAAAATTTTATTGGCAACTGTAAAAGGAGATGTTCACGATATTGGCAAAAATATTGTAGGCGTTGTTCTCGGATGTAATAATTATGATGTGATTGATCTCGGCGTGATGGTTCCATCGGATAAGATCCTATCAACTGCTGTTGAACATAAAGTTGATGCTATCGGTCTGAGCGGACTTATTACTCCCTCGCTCGATGAAATGGTTCATATCGCAAAAGAAATGGAACGGATGAAAATTGATTTACCGCTTCTCATCGGCGGCGCTACAACTTCGCGTCTGCATACCGCGGTTAAAATAGCACCGGAATTCTGCGGTGTTACAATTCATGTTCTTGATGCTTCAAAAAGTGTTGGCGTTGTAAGTAACCTTTTAAATAAAGAATCAAAAGAAAATTTTACAAACGGTATCAAAGAAGAATACAAAAAGCTAAAGTCGGACCACTTAAATAGAAAAACCGAAAAAGAATATCTTACAATCGAACAGGCGCGTGCAAATAAACTTCAAATTGATTTTTCAAACTATTCGGTTAAACCACCGGAAAAATTTGAAACAACTGTACTTAAAGATAATCCGCTCGATGAGATCAGAAAATTTATTGATTGGACTCCTTTCTTTACAACTTGGGAATTGAAAGGACGGTATCCTGAAATTTTTGAGAACAAAGATTACGGAAGCGAAGCTAAAAAAACTTTTAATGATGCCAATAGACTCTTGGATAAAATAATTTCGGAAAAACTTTTAACTGCAAACGGTGTCATTAGAATTTTACCGGCTAATTCAATAGATGATGATATTGAAATTTATTCCGATGAATCACGAAAAGGGATTCTCGCGGTTCTGAATACAATCCGCCAGCAGACAATTAAATCTGCCGGCATTCCGAATGTTGCTCTCGCGGATTTTATTGCACCTAAAGAAAGCGGTATTAAAGATTATATCGGAATGTTCGCAGTAACTACCGGTATCGGTATAGAAAAAATAGTTTCACAATTTGAAAAAGAACACGACGATTACAATTCAATAATGACAAAAGCATTAGCGGACCGCCTTGCGGAAGCATTTACAGAACTTCTACATCAGAAAGTTAGGAGGGAATATTGGGGATATGCCGGCGAAGAGAAATTTTCAAATGAAGAATTGATCAAAGAAAAATATATTGGAATAAGACCGGCACCCGGCTATCCTTCACAACCCGACCATACGGAAAAATTAACTATCTGGAAATTATTAGATACAGAACGGAATGCAGCAATTTCATTAACTGAAAGTCTGGCAATGTATCCGGCTGCATCAGTTTCCGGTTTATACTTTGCTCATCCGGAGGCGAAATATTTTACCGTTGGTAAGATCAGCAAAGACCAGGTTGAAAGTTACCGCAAGCGTAAAGGAATCAGTATGAAAGAAGCTGAAAGATGGTTAAGACCAATTTTAAACTATGATGAAAGCGAATAA
- a CDS encoding M20/M25/M40 family metallo-hydrolase: MNRKLFTMLLIFLTFTLTVSAQEKIDYQMMQRIRQEGLQNSKVMELMSYLCDIYGPRLAASPEYRTAGKWAVGKLTEFGLEKATMESWGTLGRGWELKKFYGAMTSPQYMPLIAYPKAWTPGLEGVVKGNAIVMDIKNEADLAPFKGKLQGAIVLTKGEQPVALSTEADSKRYTDEELKNIQMAQEGGGRNFGPEQIAAMRAQRELQPKITKFMKDEGALITLEPSRGIDGTIFVQSGGSYKIGSEMPIPSVVVSVEQYNRMVRVAQKNVPVTLEFEIQANFVDTDSLGYNIIAEIPGTDKKLKDEVVMLGGHFDTWHSGTGGTDNSSGSAIAMEAVRILKALDVKPRRTIRIALWDAEEEGLIGSRNYVKNHFFDAEKKEMKPDYNKLAAYFNYDNGSGKIRGIYAQGNFAVMPIFEEWLKPFNDLGAATVTLRNTGSTDHASFDAAGLPGFQFIQDPLEYMARTHHSNMDVYDHASRPDLIQSATIMAAFVYNAAMRDEKLPRKYFDPNAVQQRGPRF; the protein is encoded by the coding sequence ATGAATCGTAAGCTGTTTACAATGCTTTTAATATTTCTCACGTTCACTCTAACTGTATCGGCGCAAGAAAAAATTGATTACCAGATGATGCAAAGAATTCGGCAAGAGGGACTTCAAAATTCCAAAGTGATGGAATTAATGAGTTACCTTTGCGATATATATGGACCACGTCTTGCTGCTTCGCCCGAATACCGGACTGCAGGGAAATGGGCTGTTGGAAAGCTTACAGAATTTGGTTTGGAAAAAGCAACAATGGAATCGTGGGGAACTCTAGGACGCGGATGGGAATTGAAAAAGTTTTATGGTGCAATGACGTCTCCTCAGTATATGCCTCTTATTGCTTATCCAAAGGCGTGGACACCCGGACTTGAAGGTGTGGTAAAAGGAAATGCAATTGTTATGGATATTAAGAATGAAGCTGATCTGGCTCCATTTAAAGGGAAGTTACAAGGTGCAATTGTTCTTACAAAAGGAGAACAACCGGTTGCACTCTCTACTGAAGCTGATAGTAAACGTTATACAGATGAAGAGTTAAAAAATATTCAGATGGCACAAGAAGGCGGCGGACGTAATTTTGGTCCCGAGCAGATTGCTGCAATGCGCGCTCAAAGGGAGCTTCAGCCAAAAATCACCAAATTCATGAAAGATGAAGGAGCTTTAATTACACTTGAACCTTCACGAGGAATTGACGGAACTATTTTCGTTCAAAGCGGCGGTTCTTATAAAATCGGTTCAGAAATGCCGATACCATCGGTTGTGGTTTCTGTTGAACAATACAATCGTATGGTTCGTGTTGCTCAAAAAAATGTTCCCGTTACTTTGGAATTTGAAATACAAGCAAACTTTGTTGATACCGATTCTCTCGGATACAATATTATTGCAGAAATTCCGGGCACGGATAAAAAGCTGAAAGACGAAGTTGTAATGCTCGGTGGTCACTTCGATACATGGCATTCGGGAACGGGCGGAACTGATAACTCTTCAGGCAGCGCAATTGCGATGGAAGCTGTTCGAATTTTAAAAGCTCTTGATGTAAAACCAAGAAGAACAATCCGCATTGCACTTTGGGATGCCGAAGAAGAAGGATTGATCGGTTCACGTAATTATGTTAAGAATCATTTTTTTGATGCTGAAAAGAAAGAAATGAAACCCGATTATAATAAACTTGCCGCATATTTTAATTACGATAATGGTTCAGGAAAAATCCGGGGTATATATGCTCAAGGTAATTTTGCAGTCATGCCGATTTTTGAAGAATGGTTAAAACCTTTCAACGATCTCGGTGCTGCAACGGTCACTTTAAGAAATACGGGTAGCACAGATCATGCTTCTTTCGATGCGGCCGGTCTTCCGGGATTCCAATTTATTCAGGATCCGCTTGAATATATGGCACGGACACATCATTCAAACATGGATGTTTACGATCATGCGAGCAGACCGGATTTAATACAATCGGCAACTATTATGGCTGCGTTTGTTTACAATGCTGCGATGCGTGATGAAAAATTACCGAGAAAATATTTTGATCCGAACGCTGTTCAGCAGCGCGGACCACGGTTTTAA